A genome region from Hevea brasiliensis isolate MT/VB/25A 57/8 chromosome 9, ASM3005281v1, whole genome shotgun sequence includes the following:
- the LOC110637591 gene encoding probable serine/threonine-protein kinase PBL25 yields MNQKINQSKQIAMVVLEGIKVSTKDTGVAPLCRAMRDVVNPDDEIIVLALLPVNNTSELLSIAGGGEGRQCNQSLEADPRIRFLQEEISQRKEVYLRVFRPFYNRCKTNGVSPSMHLWQVKFQVKIASGFLPKDIIIEEANNVRATWIVMDRCFARHLTFRLSRTDCNLSLVSDDEEATVNCLPANEAPEGSTARDIAGNPKFPNLRNGSISVQIVSDCNSLPAVNSECQPCSPFLPKSICKESENQTISEPEPCGESESPKGAISPETICVQRSKQDTMSTKINFLLGQPLQLTWEVILEITQGFKSRIWNGLNRNYTTYYGYMEDDQSIVLVKRFNGNSGSILEAEMNASLFLHHKNILSMIGYHRSEHEIVLVFPVATEGTLDRHISDLSRQPWGLTFEDKLKIAIETAQGIRYMHEECPRGPIAHSQIHPSNIFLRSDLQPMISGFEHATWLQLKREYPAFANRYQLEDYLDHGSIVLIKSDILSFGVLLLRLFCRRSVPQDDTIMIEWARPLLLDRAFHLLVEEDSDDLDMHAIFRVMSAARMCTMSKPISRPSISEVISILRGENFCVIQSSPSESGA; encoded by the exons ATGAATCAAAAAATAAATCAGAGCAAGCAAATTGCTATGGTGGTCTTGGAAGGAATAAAGGTTTCGACCAAGGACACGGGTGTGGCTCCACTTTGCAGGGCTATGCGTGATGTTGTTAATCCTGATGATGAAATTATAGTCCTCGCCCTTCTTCCTGTGAATAACACATCTGAGTTGCTATCCATTGCTGGCGGCGGGGAAGGTCGTCAGTGCAATCAATCACTTGAAGCAGATCCACGTATCAGGTTCCTCCAGGAAGAGATCAGCCAGAGGAAGGAGGTTTATTTGCGGGTGTTTCGACCTTTTTACAATAGATGCAAAACTAATGGAGTAAGTC CATCTATGCACTTATGGCAGGTGAAATTTCAGGTAAAGATAGCTTCTGGCTTCCTACCAAAGGATATCATCATTGAGGAGGCTAACAATGTCAGAGCCACTTGGATTGTAATGGATAG GTGTTTTGCGAGACACTTGACCTTTCGGCTGAGTCGCACAGATTGCAATTTATCTTTAGTGAGTGATGATGAAGAAGCCACGGTTAATTGCTTGCCTGCAAATGAAGCACCAGAAGGTTCAACTGCCAGGGACATAGCTGGCaatccaaaattcccaaatttgaGGAATGGATCAATATCAGTGCAGATAGTGTCCGATTGTAATTCCCTCCCTGCAGTTAATAGTGAATGCCAACCTTGTTCTCCATTTCTTCCTAAAAGCATATGCAAAGAAAGTGAAAATCAAACTATATCTGAGCCAGAGCCATGCGGGGAAAGTGAGTCGCCTAAAGGGGCTATTTCACCTGAGACTATCTGTGTTCAGCGGAGCAAACAGGACACCATGTCAACAAAAATCAACTTTTTGTTAGGACAACCGTTGCAGCTAACCTGGGAGGTAATTTTGGAGATAACGCAAGGGTTTAAATCAAGAATTTGGAATGGCCTGAACAGAAACTATACGACCTATTACGGATACATGGAAGATGATCAGTCCATAGTTTTGGTGAAGAGATTCAATGGAAATTCTGGCAGCATTCTTGAAGCTGAAATGAATGCATCTCTGTTCTTGCACCACAAGAACATACTGAGTATGATAGGTTACCACAGAAGTGAACATGAAATAGTCCTAGTTTTTCCAGTGGCAACGGAAGGGACATTAGACAGGCATATTAGTG ACTTGAGCAGACAACCGTGGGGATTGACATTTGAAGATAAACTGAAGATAGCAATAGAAACTGCCCAAGGAATCCGATATATGCATGAAGAATGCCCTCGAGGCCCCATTGCTCACAGCCAAATACACCCCAGCAACATTTTCCTGAGATCCGACTTGCAGCCAATG ATCTCTGGCTTTGAGCATGCTACTTGGCTTCAACTTAAACGAGAGTATCCAGCCTTTGCTAACAG ATACCAGCTCGAGGATTATTTAGACCATGGATCAATTGTGCTAATAAAGTCGGACATCCTTTCCTTTGGAGTTCTACTTTTAAGGCTCTTTTGCAGAAGATCAGTACCGCAAGATGACACAATCATGATTGAGTGG GCCCGGCCATTGCTGCTGGACAGAGCATTCCATCTGTTAGTGGAAGAAGACTCAGATGATTTGGACATGCATGCAATTTTTAGGGTGATGTCTGCTGCAAGAATGTGCACAATGAGCAAGCCAATTTCACGACCTTCCATAAGCGAA GTAATCTCTATTCTCAGAGGAGAAAATTTTTGTGTTATACAATCATCTCCATCAGAGAGCGGTGCATAA
- the LOC110637590 gene encoding exopolygalacturonase-like, with protein MAIISGLFLYATTLLVLGLAFLSSAAKVHCDIGVGGRRDLAEATKASGIKVFDITKYGAKGDDKTDCTMAFMKAWNEACRTDTGPAKILVPKGTFMTAPVIFQGPCKSNEPIIFEVQGTVKATNDLSQYSEDTWFLFEKIIGVVLIGGGIFDGQGPSVWKYNDCKKNKDCTKLPSSIKFQRVTNAVVSDITSVNSKFFHYHVTDCTNFTANNLKIVAPDDSPNTDGMHISDTNGVKVTKSTIGTGDDCISIGQGVTNATISEVFCGPGHGLSIGSLGKYEDEADVKGIMVINCTLFNTTNGVRIKTWAASPPSAASNITFQDIIMKSVKNPIIIDQKYGSRSSTEPSRVKISDVHYKNIRGTSTSKVAVNFLCSSSVPCEGIELTNIDLSYVGTKDPESPISASCTNAKVKTRGAHPPGCEEL; from the exons ATGGCCATTATTTCAGGATTATTCTTGTATGCTACGACTCTTCTCGTGTTAGGATTAGCTTTTCTGTCCAGTGCAGCGAAAGTCCACTGTGATATTGGTGTTGGTGGCCGTCGTGACCTTGCTGAAGCCACTAAAGCATCTGGTATTAAGGTTTTTGATATCACAAAATATGGTGCTAAGGGAGATGATAAGACTGACTGCACAATG GCATTCATGAAGGCCTGGAATGAGGCATGCAGAACCGATACTGGTCCCGCAAAAATTCTTGTGCCCAAAGGGACTTTTATGACTGCACCCGTCATATTTCAAGGGCCCTGCAAAAGCAACGAGCCTATAATTTTTGAAGTTCAAGGGACTGTAAAAGCAACAAATGATTTGAGTCAATATTCTGAGGATACTTGGTTCttatttgaaaaaattattgGTGTGGTTCTCATCGGTGGAGGAATCTTTGATGGACAAGGTCCTTCTGTTTGGAAGTATAATGACTGTAAGAAAAATAAAGATTGTACCAAACTTCCTAGT TCAATCAAGTTCCAACGTGTAACCAATGCAGTTGTTTCCGATATCACTTCCGTCAATAGCAAATTTTTCCACTACCATGTCACAGACTGCACTAACTTTACAGCCAACAATCTCAAGATAGTCGCTCCTGATGATAGCCCTAACACCGACGGGATGCATATTAGCGACACTAATGGTGTCAAAGTAACCAAAAGCACCATTGGAACCGGTGATGATTGCATTTCCATTGGACAAGGAGTCACTAATGCTACCATCTCCGAAGTCTTTTGTGGCCCAGGACACGGCCTTag TATTGGTAGCCTTGGCAAGTATGAAGATGAAGCAGATGTTAAAGGAATTATGGTGATTAATTGTACACTATTTAACACAACaaatggtgtgaggatcaaaacTTGGGCTGCCTCTCCCCCAAGCGCAGCTTCAAACATTACTTTCCAAGATATTATTATGAAATCTGTCAAGAATCCTATCATCATTGATCAGAAGTATGGTTCCCGCAGCAGTACGGAG CCATCGCGTGTGAAGATTTCTGACGTTCATTACAAGAACATTAGGGGAACCTCCACCTCAAAAGTTGCAGTCAATTTTTTATGCAGCTCATCTGTCCCTTGCGAAGGAATTGAATTGACTAATATTGATTTGAGCTACGTAGGCACTAAAGATCCTGAATCACCCATATCAGCTTCATGTACGAATGCTAAAGTGAAGACTAGGGGTGCACATCCACCAGGCTGTGAAGAACTTTAG
- the LOC110637567 gene encoding exopolygalacturonase-like: MAITGRFEVKAIIMLGLTLFSCVANGAASQRRSVIDRRCLTDTSAAAPSSSPSGGTVFDVTQFGAKADDKTDNALSFIKAWRAGCDSGSPAKVVIPKGTFVAGPMVFQGPCKAPMTMEVQGVVKATTDLSQYTSPEWISYEIIDGLTLNGKGTFDGQGAAVWKYNDCDTNKNCANLPDSLKFHRVNNADISDFTSLNSKYFHLHVVKCGNIRFHHMNITAPDESPNTDGIHISNSNAITVASSFIGTGDDCVSVGQGVTNLIVKEIICGPGHGISVGSLGKYPNEEDVSGIVVSNYTLSNTTNGVRIKTYPASMASLASSIVFQDIIMDQVKNPIIIDQNYGSKSTEPSRVKISDVGFRNIKGTSTSIVAVNLECSSAAPCEGVELQDIDLAYTGSKGDAALTATCTNAKVTAGGTQNPGACQ, translated from the exons ATGGCCATTACAGGAAGATTCGAGGTTAAGGCTATTATTATGTTAGGCTTAACTCTATTTTCTTGCGTGGCCAATGGTGCCGCCAGCCAACGTAGGAGTGTCATTGACCGTCGCTGCCTTACTGACACAAGCGCTGCTGCTCCCTCCTCCTCACCCTCTGGAGGTACAGTTTTTGACGTAACACAATTTGGTGCCAAGGCAGATGATAAGACCGATAATGCATTG TCATTTATAAAAGCGTGGAGGGCGGGGTGCGACTCAGGCTCTCCAGCGAAGGTTGTGATCCCAAAAGGGACATTTGTGGCCGGCCCCATGGTGTTTCAAGGCCCATGCAAAGCGCCTATGACCATGGAAGTGCAGGGAGTTGTAAAAGCTACAACTGATCTCAGCCAATATACTTCACCAGAATGGATCTCCTACGAAATCATCGATGGTTTAACTTTGAACGGTAAAGGGACCTTCGACGGCCAAGGTGCTGCCGTTTGGAAATACAATGACTGCGACACTAACAAGAACTGCGCTAATCTCCCTGAT TCGCTTAAGTTCCACAGAGTGAACAATGCTGATATTTCAGACTTCACCTCTCTCAATAGCAAATACTTCCACTTGCACGTTGTAAAGTGCGGCAACATTAGATTCCACCACATGAACATAACTGCTCCAGATGAAAGCCCAAACACCGATGGCATTCATATAAGCAATTCCAATGCCATCACTGTTGCTAGCAGCTTCATTGGCACAGGTGATGACTGCGTCTCTGTCGGACAAGGAGTCACCAATCTTATCGTCAAGGAAATTATTTGTGGCCCTGGACACGGCATCAG TGTTGGGAGTCTCGGCAAGTATCCGAACGAGGAAGACGTAAGTGGAATTGTTGTGAGTAACTATACATTATCAAACACCACAAATGGTGTCAGGATCAAAACGTATCCTGCATCGATGGCTAGTCTAGCATCGAGCATTGTTTTCCAAGATATTATCATGGATCAGGTGAAAAATCCCATCATCATAGATCAGAATTATGGTTCCAAAAGTACCGAG CCATCGCGTGTGAAGATCAGCGACGTTGGTTTCAGAAACATTAAGGGTACCTCAACTTCGATAGTTGCAGTCAATTTAGAGTGCAGCTCAGCGGCTCCTTGTGAGGGAGTAGAACTTCAAGATATCGATTTGGCATACACGGGCAGCAAAGGCGATGCGGCTCTTACGGCTACGTGTACCAATGCTAAAGTTACAGCAGGCGGCACACAGAATCCTGGAGCTTGTCAGTAA